From the Musa acuminata AAA Group cultivar baxijiao chromosome BXJ3-7, Cavendish_Baxijiao_AAA, whole genome shotgun sequence genome, one window contains:
- the LOC135643571 gene encoding DNA topoisomerase 1 alpha-like isoform X1 encodes MSVHGCINQVIDDNGEDDEGPIIFKRPNSSSKQSRLICSSKKTAPQKYDGFNITSNQNVGNGDNSHFQNAKVFSTVKPSSEKPNVAISSSRSWASVQDTSYHKSTTNDVGLEHQDESSPEVQESDDSNDDKPLSHRLNSVSVAVQKKKSTDLEKIDMHSLDHKFVKKSTDKMDLDKPIIKNEDSDYSDDDKPLSYKFSSSAAVNKSGFSRVMKAPQSSKPTSPPSMKMNSNIKGFSDDSEDEKPLLSRFQSKATGGSSMEDSNSDEKPFSSKLKVNGSSKKEGNSDNTFPKGGQKRPLGGIKPTESSNIKKVKVSETPASVKVKHEIAVKKEIKADDSDQIPIAQRMKKTVSSNSTSVSKSVLHKTHSSFKTDGKKMKTNVKDFKYSKSLKVPPGSGGGQKWTTLEHNGVIFPPPYKPHGVKMLYNGQPVDLTPEQEEVATMFAVMKDTDYATKKQFIENFMNDWRQILGKNHVIKKFELCDFTPIYEWHLREKEKKKQMSAEEKKAVKEEKLKQEEKYMWAIVDGVKEKVGNFRVEPPGLFRGRGEHPKMGKLKKRIRPRDITINIGKDAPIPECPIPGERWKEIKHDNTVTWLAFWNDPINPKEFKYVFLAASSSLKGQSDREKYEKARLLKDYIHNIRANYTRDFASKDPTKQQIAVATYLIDKLALRAGNEKDDDEADTVGCCTLKVENVELVPPNMLKFDFLGKDSIRYLNTVEVELPVYKAIGEFQTAKKSDGGRKGKGDDLFDLLDTSKLNAHLKELMPGLTAKVFRTYNASITLDDILNKETKDGSVPEKIAVYQHANKEVAIICNHQRSVSKSHENQMSRLNEKINDLKAQRDELKMDLSRARKGKPPLKDKEGKTKKNLSPEVIEKKLSQVDAKIEKLELDKQIKEDLKTVALGTSKINYLDPRISVAWCKRHEVPIEKIFNKSLLAKFAWAMDVEPNFRF; translated from the exons atgtctGTTCATGGCTGCATCAATCAAGTTATAGATGACAATGGAGAAGATGATGAAGGACCAATTATTTTTAAGAGGCCAAACTCTTCATCAAAACAAAGTCGGTTGATCTGTAGTTCAAAGAAGACAGCTCCCCAAAAGTATGATGGTTTTAATATTACTTCTAATCAAAATGTTGGTAATGGTGATAACTCTCATTTTCAAAATGCTAAAGTGTTCTCTACTGTAAAGCCATCAAGTGAGAAGCCTAATGTGGCAATCTCAAGTTCGCGGTCTTGGGCATCTGTTCAAGATACATCCTATCATAAATCAACAACCAATGATGTGGGACTGGAGCATCAGGATGAGTCATCTCCTGAAGTTCAGGAATCGGATGATTCAAATGATGATAAACCACTGAGCCATAGACTTAATTCAGTTTCTGTGGCAGTTCAGAAGAAAAAATCCACAGATTTGGAGAAGATTGATATGCATTCTTTAGATCATAAGTTTGTAAAGAAGAGTACAGATAAGATGGATTTGGACAagccaatcataaaaaatgaggatTCTGACTATTCCGATGATGATAAACCACTGAGCTACAAATTTTCTTCTTCAGCAGCAGTTAATAAAAGTGGCTTCTCACGTGTCATGAAGGCACCTCAATCTTCAAAGCCCACTTCACCTCCATCCATGAAGATGAATTCAAACATCAAGGGATTCTCTGATGATTCAGAAGATGAAAAACCACTTCtttctaggtttcaatcgaaggcCACTGGTGGTTCTTCTATGGAAGATTCCAATTCAGATGAGAAGCCTTTCTCTTCTAAATTGAAGGTAAATGGTTCTAGCAAGAAGGAAGGAAATAGTGACAATACATTCCCCAAAGGTGGCCAAAAGCGGCCTTTGGGTGGCATTAAACCTACTGAATCTTCAAATATTAAGAAAGTAAAAGTTTCAGAAACTCCTGCTTCTGTGAAAGTAAAACATGAAATTGCtgtaaagaaagaaataaaggcAGATGACAGTGATCAAATACCAATTGCACAAAGAATGAAGAAAACAGTGTCTTCTAACAGCACATCAGTTAGCAAGAGTGTGTTACATAAAACTCACTCATCATTCAAGACAGATGGCAAGAAAATGAAGACAAATGTCAAGGATTTCAAATATTCAAAGTCATTGAAGGTGCCTCCTGGTTCTGGCGGGGGCCAGAAATGGACTACCTTGGAGCACAATGGTGTTATTTTTCCTCCTCCATACAAGCCCCATGGTGTTAAAATGCTCTACAATGGACAGCCAGTTGATTTGACTCCTGAACAAGAGGAG GTTGCAACAATGTTTGCCGTGATGAAGGACACAGACTATGCCACCAAAAAACAATTTATTGAGAACTTTATGAATGATTGGCGACAAATACTTGGTAAAAATCATGTCATTAAGAAATTTGAGCTATGTGACTTCACTCCAATATATGAATGGCATCTaagggagaaggaaaagaagaagcaGATGAGTGCCGAG GAGAAGAAGGccgtaaaagaagaaaaattgaagcaagaggagaaatacatgtggGCTATTGTTGACGGTGTGAAAGAGAAG GTTGGAAATTTCAGAGTCGAACCACCAGGATTGTTTCGAGGCCGAGGAGAGCATCCAAAG ATGGGAAAGCTGAAAAAGAGAATTCGGCCTCGTGATATTACAATTAATATAGGAAAAGATGCACCAATTCCAGAATGTCCAATACCTGGTGAAAG GTGGAAAGAAATAAAACATGATAACACTGTCACATGGTTAGCATTCTGGAATGATCCCATAAATCCAAAAGAGTTCAAGTATGTCTTTTTGGCAGCAAGCAGTTCATTAAAAGGGCAAAGTGACAGGGAGAAATATGAGAAAGCCAGGCTATTGAAG GATTATATACATAACATTCGAGCAAACTATACAAGGGACTTTGCCAGTAAAGATCCAACAAAACAGCAGATAGCAGTGGCAACTTACCTTATCGATAAGCTAGCTCTTAGAGCTGGCAATGAAAAG GATGATGATGAGGCTGATACTGTTGGTTGCTGCACTCTAAAGGTGGAGAATGTTGAGTTGGTCCCTCCAAACATGTTAAAG TTCGACTTCCTAGGTAAAGATTCTATCAGATACTTAAATACCGTGGAGGTTGAACTGCCTGTCTATAAAGCAATTGGAGAATTCCAAACTG CTAAAAAGAGTGATGGAGGTAGAAAGGGTAAGGGTGATGATCTCTTTGACTTGCTGGACACAAGCAAACTCAATGCACATTTGAAGGAACTCATGCCTGGTCTTACCGCCAAGGTTTTCCGTACATACAATGCTTCAATTACCTTGGATGATATA TTGAATAAAGAAACCAAGGATGGCTCTGTTCCTGAAAAGATTGCTGTCTATCAGCACGCAAACAAAGAG GTTGCAATTATATGCAATCATCAGCGCAGTGTCTCAAAGTCCCATGAAAACCAAATGTCTAGGCTGAACGAGAAGATAAATGATTTAAAG GCCCAGCGGGATGAATTGAAGATGGATTTGAGTAGGGCCAGGAAAGGAAAGCCTCCACTCAAGGATAAAGAAGGGAAGACAAAGAAGAACTTGTCCCCTGAAGT GATAGAAAAGAAGCTCTCTCAGGTTGATGCAAAAATAGAGAAACTTGAGTTGGATAAACAAATAAAAGAGGATCTGAAAACTGTTGCACTTGGAACATCAAAAATTAATTACCTTGATCCCAGAATATCAGTTGCATGGTGCAAGCGCCATGAAGTTCCCATCGAGAAG ATATTCAACAAGTCATTACTTGCAAAATTCGCCTGGGCAATGGACGTCGAGCCCAACTTCAGATTTTAA
- the LOC135643571 gene encoding DNA topoisomerase 1 beta-like isoform X2 translates to MPGLTAKVFRTYNASITLDDILNKETKDGSVPEKIAVYQHANKEVAIICNHQRSVSKSHENQMSRLNEKINDLKAQRDELKMDLSRARKGKPPLKDKEGKTKKNLSPEVIEKKLSQVDAKIEKLELDKQIKEDLKTVALGTSKINYLDPRISVAWCKRHEVPIEKIFNKSLLAKFAWAMDVEPNFRF, encoded by the exons ATGCCTGGTCTTACCGCCAAGGTTTTCCGTACATACAATGCTTCAATTACCTTGGATGATATA TTGAATAAAGAAACCAAGGATGGCTCTGTTCCTGAAAAGATTGCTGTCTATCAGCACGCAAACAAAGAG GTTGCAATTATATGCAATCATCAGCGCAGTGTCTCAAAGTCCCATGAAAACCAAATGTCTAGGCTGAACGAGAAGATAAATGATTTAAAG GCCCAGCGGGATGAATTGAAGATGGATTTGAGTAGGGCCAGGAAAGGAAAGCCTCCACTCAAGGATAAAGAAGGGAAGACAAAGAAGAACTTGTCCCCTGAAGT GATAGAAAAGAAGCTCTCTCAGGTTGATGCAAAAATAGAGAAACTTGAGTTGGATAAACAAATAAAAGAGGATCTGAAAACTGTTGCACTTGGAACATCAAAAATTAATTACCTTGATCCCAGAATATCAGTTGCATGGTGCAAGCGCCATGAAGTTCCCATCGAGAAG ATATTCAACAAGTCATTACTTGCAAAATTCGCCTGGGCAATGGACGTCGAGCCCAACTTCAGATTTTAA
- the LOC103990473 gene encoding E3 ubiquitin-protein ligase UPL5 isoform X3 produces the protein MARDAEIKQGLADTDPEGEKLKELKTCRINLVGISGHPQLELISSHLISVHHVTQDLKGTDGFISKNYFDPGYPMYENIIGVLHDLFFKLLNKVGQCLMRAEDIMDLRGLARCEVQLKTWSQLLEVLAVVKVFSDLFEGAGQFLHSLLLKQRRMLNVLLRRAKRDHKLRWFLKYKDVTDFAARRNLVLMMLPVAKEEDELHEMLIDRSQLLPESFEYIGQVDATELHGGLFMEFKDEEATGPGVLREWFCLLCKAIFNPDSPLFLPCPHDHRRFFPNPASAVDPLHLEYFNFVGRVIALALMHKVQVGVVFDRVFFLQLAGRSITLEDVCDADPVLYRGCKQILEMDEAFLDSDALGLTFTRDIEMLGSKTTVELCPGGKNITVDSRNREEYVNLMIKHCFVTSISEQIARFAQGFSDFLSNSEDLQFFFNSLDLEDFDRMLGGSNNVISVREWKEHTDYDGYKSRDRQICWFWKIVEGMPEEQRRLLLFFWTSIRYLPVDGFRGLSSRLYIYRCSDSKERLPTSHTCFFSLNLPAYRTKSIMRDRLHLITREHVSCSFGTS, from the exons ATGGCAAGGGATGCTGAAATCAAACAAGGGCTTGCTGATACAGATCCAGAGGGAGAAAAGTTGAAGGAACTAAAGACTTGCAG GATTAATCTTGTTGGAATCTCTGGGCATCCTCAACTGGaactcatctcatctcatctcatctcag TGCACCATGTGACCCAGGATCTGAAGGGCACAGATGGGTTCATATCTAAGAACTACTTTGACCCTGGGTACCCGATGTACGAAAATATCATTGGTGTGTTGCATGACCTATTCTTCAAGCTCCTGAACAAGGTCGGCCAGTGTCTTATGAGGGCAGAGGATATAATGGACCTGAGGGGGCTGGCACGATGCGAGGTACAACTTAAAACCTGGTCGCAACTGCTAGAGGTTCTGGCAGTGGTTAAAGTCTTCTCCGACTTGTTTGAGGGTGCTGGCCAGTTTCTTCATTCACTTCTTCTCAAGCAACGGAGGATGTTGAATGTTCTTCTCAGACGTGCTAAGAGGGATCATAAGCTTCGCTGGTTTCTCAAGTATAAAGATGTGACTGATTTCGCTGCGAGGAGGAATTTGGTTCTGATGATGCTTCCTGTAGCAAAGGAGGAAGACGAGCTGCATGAGATGCTCATTGACAGGTCGCAGTTGCTGCCTGAGTCCTTCGAATATATTGGCCAGGTTGATGCTACTGAATTGCATGGAGGGCTTTTTATGGAGTTTAAAGATGAGGAGGCCACAGGTCCTGGTGTTCTCAGAGAGTGGTTTTGTTTGTTATGCAAAGCTATTTTTAATCCTGATAGTCCACTTTTCCTGCCGTGCCCACACGATCACCGGCGATTTTTTCCAAATCCTG CATCCGCCGTGGATCCCTTGCACCTAGAATACTTCAACTTTGTGGGGCGAGTGATTGCATTAGCTTTGATGCATAAAGTCCAAGTCGGTGTTGTGTTTGATCGTGTATTTTTCTTGCAACTAGCTGGAAGATCTATTACTTTGGAAGATGTGTGCGATGCAGATCCAGTTTTATACAGGGGTTGCAAACAGATACTTGAGATGGATGAAGCCTTTCTTGATTCAGATGCTTTAGGACTAACATTTACTAGAGACATTGAAATGCTGGGGTCAAAGACAACAGTTGAGCTTTGTCCTGGGGGGAAGAATATTACTGTAGATAGCAGGAATAGAGAAGAATATGTCAACCTCATGATTAAGCATTGCTTTGTCACATCAATTTCTGAACAGATTGCTCGCTTCGCTCAGGGTTTTAGTGATTTTCTCTCTAATTCAGAGGACCTGCAGTTTTTCTTCAACAGTCTGGACCTGGAAGATTTTGATCGAATGCTAGGTGGAAGTAATAATGTCATCAGTGTGAGAGAATGGAAAGAACATACTGACTATGATGGCTACAAGTCAAGAGATCGTCAAATCTGTTGGTTTTGGAAG ATTGTTGAGGGCATGCCCGAGGAGCAAAGAAGACTACTACTTTTTTTCTGGACATCGATCAGGTACTTACCTGTAGATGGATTCCGTGGCTTGTCTTCCAGATTGTACATATATAGGTGTTCAGATTCCAAGGAGCGTCTACCAACATCGCACACATGCTTCTTCTCCCTTAACCTGCCAGCTTACAGAACAAAATCCATCATGCGAGATCGGCTTCACTTGATAACTCGGGAACATGTTAGCTGCAGTTTTGGCACCTCATAA
- the LOC103990473 gene encoding E3 ubiquitin-protein ligase UPL5 isoform X1, whose protein sequence is MESSGSSPTAAAFPRFLSSQHHHERKNDDYADQDHSFPLLKMVKPWPPLSFYPLSFSPATVDDADEDLQFFVRLLTGESLVIHARPTDTVDSVIERIEKVTGIPCYQQRLIYRGRQLQGDSTLLDSAVKKDTTLQLTCGLRSTDQPTSWRVVSDLISSIWFLNTAAPGTHSSVRQWNTVDLLVKRFLANTLLDSDADKKKISARLHVFILAGAPSELVKLYLSPVLENRVIAAVAIRIFLTPDPDFLPAQMHLHCAPIVLTFCKMLAASVGRKDRLYIGCRSTLARLLKSGPPYYVHWTSVHLLTDLQVFIAELVGLADVALSSHTMYISYVVITDLSNFLFAVHHVTQDLKGTDGFISKNYFDPGYPMYENIIGVLHDLFFKLLNKVGQCLMRAEDIMDLRGLARCEVQLKTWSQLLEVLAVVKVFSDLFEGAGQFLHSLLLKQRRMLNVLLRRAKRDHKLRWFLKYKDVTDFAARRNLVLMMLPVAKEEDELHEMLIDRSQLLPESFEYIGQVDATELHGGLFMEFKDEEATGPGVLREWFCLLCKAIFNPDSPLFLPCPHDHRRFFPNPASAVDPLHLEYFNFVGRVIALALMHKVQVGVVFDRVFFLQLAGRSITLEDVCDADPVLYRGCKQILEMDEAFLDSDALGLTFTRDIEMLGSKTTVELCPGGKNITVDSRNREEYVNLMIKHCFVTSISEQIARFAQGFSDFLSNSEDLQFFFNSLDLEDFDRMLGGSNNVISVREWKEHTDYDGYKSRDRQICWFWKIVEGMPEEQRRLLLFFWTSIRYLPVDGFRGLSSRLYIYRCSDSKERLPTSHTCFFSLNLPAYRTKSIMRDRLHLITREHVSCSFGTS, encoded by the exons ATGGAATCCTCGGGTTCCTCTCCGACAGCGGCGGCGTTCCCGAGGTTTCTGTCCTCTCAACACCACCACGAGCGCAAGAACGACGACTATGCCGATCAAGACCACTCCTTCCCCCTCCTGAAGATGGTCAAGCCCTGGCCTCCCCTTTCCTTCTACCCCTTGTCTTTCTCACCCGCCACCGTCGATGATGCGGACGAGGATCTCCAATTCTTCGTCCGCTTGCTAACGGGGGAAAGCCTCGTGATCCACGCCCGTCCCACCGACACCGTAGATTCCGTCATCGAACGGATCGAGAAGGTCACCGGGATCCCCTGCTACCAGCAGCGGTTAATCTATCGCGGCCGCCAGCTCCAGGGTGATTCCACCCTCTTGGATTCGGCCGTGAAGAAGGACACCACCCTCCAGCTGACCTGCGGCCTCAGAAGCACCGATCAGCCGACGTCTTGGAGGGTCGTCAGCGACCTCATCTCCTCCATCTGGTTCCTCAACACTGCGGCCCCCGGCACTCATTCCAGTGTTCGGCAGTGGAACACTGTGGACCTGCTCGTGAAGCGGTTCCTCGCCAACACCCTCTTAGACTCCGATGCCGATAAAAAGAAGATCTCAGCTCGTCTCCATGTCTTTATTTTGGCGGGCGCCCCTTCCGAACTCGTGAAGTTGTATCTTTCGCCAGTACTTGAAAACCGTGTAATCGCCGCTGTTGCCATTCGGATCTTTCTCACCCCAGATCCTGACTTCCTTCCCGCACAGATGCACTTGCATTGCGCTCCTATAGTGCTCACCTTCTGCAAGATGCTCGCGGCATCAGTGGGCAGGAAAGATCGGCTTTATATTGGGTGTCGCAGCACATTGGCCCGGCTTCTCAAGTCGGGGCCTCCCTACTATGTTCATTGGACGTCCGTTCACTTGCTTACGGATTTGCAAGTTTTCATCGCCGAGCTTGTTGGGTTAGCGGATGTGGCGCTCTCATCACACACCATGTATATCTCCTACGTTGTTATCACTGATCTCTCCAATTTCTTGTTTGCAGTGCACCATGTGACCCAGGATCTGAAGGGCACAGATGGGTTCATATCTAAGAACTACTTTGACCCTGGGTACCCGATGTACGAAAATATCATTGGTGTGTTGCATGACCTATTCTTCAAGCTCCTGAACAAGGTCGGCCAGTGTCTTATGAGGGCAGAGGATATAATGGACCTGAGGGGGCTGGCACGATGCGAGGTACAACTTAAAACCTGGTCGCAACTGCTAGAGGTTCTGGCAGTGGTTAAAGTCTTCTCCGACTTGTTTGAGGGTGCTGGCCAGTTTCTTCATTCACTTCTTCTCAAGCAACGGAGGATGTTGAATGTTCTTCTCAGACGTGCTAAGAGGGATCATAAGCTTCGCTGGTTTCTCAAGTATAAAGATGTGACTGATTTCGCTGCGAGGAGGAATTTGGTTCTGATGATGCTTCCTGTAGCAAAGGAGGAAGACGAGCTGCATGAGATGCTCATTGACAGGTCGCAGTTGCTGCCTGAGTCCTTCGAATATATTGGCCAGGTTGATGCTACTGAATTGCATGGAGGGCTTTTTATGGAGTTTAAAGATGAGGAGGCCACAGGTCCTGGTGTTCTCAGAGAGTGGTTTTGTTTGTTATGCAAAGCTATTTTTAATCCTGATAGTCCACTTTTCCTGCCGTGCCCACACGATCACCGGCGATTTTTTCCAAATCCTG CATCCGCCGTGGATCCCTTGCACCTAGAATACTTCAACTTTGTGGGGCGAGTGATTGCATTAGCTTTGATGCATAAAGTCCAAGTCGGTGTTGTGTTTGATCGTGTATTTTTCTTGCAACTAGCTGGAAGATCTATTACTTTGGAAGATGTGTGCGATGCAGATCCAGTTTTATACAGGGGTTGCAAACAGATACTTGAGATGGATGAAGCCTTTCTTGATTCAGATGCTTTAGGACTAACATTTACTAGAGACATTGAAATGCTGGGGTCAAAGACAACAGTTGAGCTTTGTCCTGGGGGGAAGAATATTACTGTAGATAGCAGGAATAGAGAAGAATATGTCAACCTCATGATTAAGCATTGCTTTGTCACATCAATTTCTGAACAGATTGCTCGCTTCGCTCAGGGTTTTAGTGATTTTCTCTCTAATTCAGAGGACCTGCAGTTTTTCTTCAACAGTCTGGACCTGGAAGATTTTGATCGAATGCTAGGTGGAAGTAATAATGTCATCAGTGTGAGAGAATGGAAAGAACATACTGACTATGATGGCTACAAGTCAAGAGATCGTCAAATCTGTTGGTTTTGGAAG ATTGTTGAGGGCATGCCCGAGGAGCAAAGAAGACTACTACTTTTTTTCTGGACATCGATCAGGTACTTACCTGTAGATGGATTCCGTGGCTTGTCTTCCAGATTGTACATATATAGGTGTTCAGATTCCAAGGAGCGTCTACCAACATCGCACACATGCTTCTTCTCCCTTAACCTGCCAGCTTACAGAACAAAATCCATCATGCGAGATCGGCTTCACTTGATAACTCGGGAACATGTTAGCTGCAGTTTTGGCACCTCATAA
- the LOC103990473 gene encoding E3 ubiquitin-protein ligase UPL5 isoform X2, with protein sequence MESSGSSPTAAAFPRFLSSQHHHERKNDDYADQDHSFPLLKMVKPWPPLSFYPLSFSPATVDDADEDLQFFVRLLTGESLVIHARPTDTVDSVIERIEKVTGIPCYQQRLIYRGRQLQGDSTLLDSAVKKDTTLQLTCGLRSTDQPTSWRVVSDLISSIWFLNTAAPGTHSSVRQWNTVDLLVKRFLANTLLDSDADKKKISARLHVFILAGAPSELVKLYLSPVLENRVIAAVAIRIFLTPDPDFLPAQMHLHCAPIVLTFCKMLAASVGRKDRLYIGCRSTLARLLKSGPPYYVHWTSVHLLTDLQVFIAELVGLADVALSSHTMYISYVVITDLSNFLFAVHHVTQDLKGTDGFISKNYFDPGYPMYENIIGVLHDLFFKLLNKVGQCLMRAEDIMDLRGLARCEVQLKTWSQLLEVLAVVKVFSDLFEGAGQFLHSLLLKQRRMLNVLLRRAKRDHKLRWFLKYKDVTDFAARRNLVLMMLPVAKEEDELHEMLIDRSQLLPESFEYIGQVDATELHGGLFMEFKDEEATGPGVLREWFCLLCKAIFNPDSPLFLPCPHDHRRFFPNPAGRSITLEDVCDADPVLYRGCKQILEMDEAFLDSDALGLTFTRDIEMLGSKTTVELCPGGKNITVDSRNREEYVNLMIKHCFVTSISEQIARFAQGFSDFLSNSEDLQFFFNSLDLEDFDRMLGGSNNVISVREWKEHTDYDGYKSRDRQICWFWKIVEGMPEEQRRLLLFFWTSIRYLPVDGFRGLSSRLYIYRCSDSKERLPTSHTCFFSLNLPAYRTKSIMRDRLHLITREHVSCSFGTS encoded by the exons ATGGAATCCTCGGGTTCCTCTCCGACAGCGGCGGCGTTCCCGAGGTTTCTGTCCTCTCAACACCACCACGAGCGCAAGAACGACGACTATGCCGATCAAGACCACTCCTTCCCCCTCCTGAAGATGGTCAAGCCCTGGCCTCCCCTTTCCTTCTACCCCTTGTCTTTCTCACCCGCCACCGTCGATGATGCGGACGAGGATCTCCAATTCTTCGTCCGCTTGCTAACGGGGGAAAGCCTCGTGATCCACGCCCGTCCCACCGACACCGTAGATTCCGTCATCGAACGGATCGAGAAGGTCACCGGGATCCCCTGCTACCAGCAGCGGTTAATCTATCGCGGCCGCCAGCTCCAGGGTGATTCCACCCTCTTGGATTCGGCCGTGAAGAAGGACACCACCCTCCAGCTGACCTGCGGCCTCAGAAGCACCGATCAGCCGACGTCTTGGAGGGTCGTCAGCGACCTCATCTCCTCCATCTGGTTCCTCAACACTGCGGCCCCCGGCACTCATTCCAGTGTTCGGCAGTGGAACACTGTGGACCTGCTCGTGAAGCGGTTCCTCGCCAACACCCTCTTAGACTCCGATGCCGATAAAAAGAAGATCTCAGCTCGTCTCCATGTCTTTATTTTGGCGGGCGCCCCTTCCGAACTCGTGAAGTTGTATCTTTCGCCAGTACTTGAAAACCGTGTAATCGCCGCTGTTGCCATTCGGATCTTTCTCACCCCAGATCCTGACTTCCTTCCCGCACAGATGCACTTGCATTGCGCTCCTATAGTGCTCACCTTCTGCAAGATGCTCGCGGCATCAGTGGGCAGGAAAGATCGGCTTTATATTGGGTGTCGCAGCACATTGGCCCGGCTTCTCAAGTCGGGGCCTCCCTACTATGTTCATTGGACGTCCGTTCACTTGCTTACGGATTTGCAAGTTTTCATCGCCGAGCTTGTTGGGTTAGCGGATGTGGCGCTCTCATCACACACCATGTATATCTCCTACGTTGTTATCACTGATCTCTCCAATTTCTTGTTTGCAGTGCACCATGTGACCCAGGATCTGAAGGGCACAGATGGGTTCATATCTAAGAACTACTTTGACCCTGGGTACCCGATGTACGAAAATATCATTGGTGTGTTGCATGACCTATTCTTCAAGCTCCTGAACAAGGTCGGCCAGTGTCTTATGAGGGCAGAGGATATAATGGACCTGAGGGGGCTGGCACGATGCGAGGTACAACTTAAAACCTGGTCGCAACTGCTAGAGGTTCTGGCAGTGGTTAAAGTCTTCTCCGACTTGTTTGAGGGTGCTGGCCAGTTTCTTCATTCACTTCTTCTCAAGCAACGGAGGATGTTGAATGTTCTTCTCAGACGTGCTAAGAGGGATCATAAGCTTCGCTGGTTTCTCAAGTATAAAGATGTGACTGATTTCGCTGCGAGGAGGAATTTGGTTCTGATGATGCTTCCTGTAGCAAAGGAGGAAGACGAGCTGCATGAGATGCTCATTGACAGGTCGCAGTTGCTGCCTGAGTCCTTCGAATATATTGGCCAGGTTGATGCTACTGAATTGCATGGAGGGCTTTTTATGGAGTTTAAAGATGAGGAGGCCACAGGTCCTGGTGTTCTCAGAGAGTGGTTTTGTTTGTTATGCAAAGCTATTTTTAATCCTGATAGTCCACTTTTCCTGCCGTGCCCACACGATCACCGGCGATTTTTTCCAAATCCTG CTGGAAGATCTATTACTTTGGAAGATGTGTGCGATGCAGATCCAGTTTTATACAGGGGTTGCAAACAGATACTTGAGATGGATGAAGCCTTTCTTGATTCAGATGCTTTAGGACTAACATTTACTAGAGACATTGAAATGCTGGGGTCAAAGACAACAGTTGAGCTTTGTCCTGGGGGGAAGAATATTACTGTAGATAGCAGGAATAGAGAAGAATATGTCAACCTCATGATTAAGCATTGCTTTGTCACATCAATTTCTGAACAGATTGCTCGCTTCGCTCAGGGTTTTAGTGATTTTCTCTCTAATTCAGAGGACCTGCAGTTTTTCTTCAACAGTCTGGACCTGGAAGATTTTGATCGAATGCTAGGTGGAAGTAATAATGTCATCAGTGTGAGAGAATGGAAAGAACATACTGACTATGATGGCTACAAGTCAAGAGATCGTCAAATCTGTTGGTTTTGGAAG ATTGTTGAGGGCATGCCCGAGGAGCAAAGAAGACTACTACTTTTTTTCTGGACATCGATCAGGTACTTACCTGTAGATGGATTCCGTGGCTTGTCTTCCAGATTGTACATATATAGGTGTTCAGATTCCAAGGAGCGTCTACCAACATCGCACACATGCTTCTTCTCCCTTAACCTGCCAGCTTACAGAACAAAATCCATCATGCGAGATCGGCTTCACTTGATAACTCGGGAACATGTTAGCTGCAGTTTTGGCACCTCATAA